GGCGGCCATTCGCACCGATCGCGCCAATCGGCGAACGCCCGTCGCCAGCCCGACCGGCAATATCGTGCTGCGGTTGCCCGGCACCGTGCGCCGGCCGCGGCGCTTGCTGTTGGCCCATATGGACACGGTGCCGATCTGCGTCGGCTCGCGGCCGGAAATTCACGACGGCTTCGTCCGCTCCGCCGATCCCGCCACGGGCCTCGGGGCCGACGATCGCTCGGGCGTCGCGGTTATTCTCTCCGCCGCGATGGCGGTCCTCCGCGAAAAACCGGCGCATCCGCCACTGACGTTTTTCTGGACGATTCAAGAGGAGACCGGGCTACACGGCGCTCGCCACGCCGATCTGGCGCTGCTCGGCTCACCGAAGCTGGCTTTCAATTTCGACGGCGGCACGCCCGAACGCATGACTATCGGGGCCACCGGCGGCTATCGTATGACGATCGATATCACCGGCCTGGCCAGCCACGCCGGCGTCGCGCCGCAGATGGGCATCAGCGCGATTGCCATCGCCGGCTTGGCGATCGCCGACCTGCAACAAAACGGCTGGCACGGCGAGGTGCGCAAAGGCAAACAGCGCGGCACGAGCAATATCGGCCTCATCGAAGGCGGCGCGGCCACGAACGTCGTCACCAATCACGTTCGCCTCAAAGCCGAGGCCCGCAGCCACGATCCGGCATTTCGCGGCCGGATCATCCGGGCATTCGAAACCGCATTTCGCCGGGCGGCGAAGCAAGTCTGCAATGCGGACGGAAAACGCGGCGACGTGGCAATCGACGGCCGGCTCGATTATGAAGCCTTCCGGCTCGCGGACGACGATGCCTCGGTGCTCGCGGCGGAAGAAG
The Pirellulales bacterium genome window above contains:
- a CDS encoding M20/M25/M40 family metallo-hydrolase, producing MLDPLELVLQLMAIPGVSGQEGAVAEFITEHLRKAGAPPAAIRTDRANRRTPVASPTGNIVLRLPGTVRRPRRLLLAHMDTVPICVGSRPEIHDGFVRSADPATGLGADDRSGVAVILSAAMAVLREKPAHPPLTFFWTIQEETGLHGARHADLALLGSPKLAFNFDGGTPERMTIGATGGYRMTIDITGLASHAGVAPQMGISAIAIAGLAIADLQQNGWHGEVRKGKQRGTSNIGLIEGGAATNVVTNHVRLKAEARSHDPAFRGRIIRAFETAFRRAAKQVCNADGKRGDVAIDGRLDYEAFRLADDDASVLAAEEAARALGLAPVRSVSNGGLDANWLSARGIPTVTLGCGQIGPHTPAERLDIAAFRTACQVALRLATVSEN